The following are encoded in a window of Flavobacterium psychrotrophum genomic DNA:
- a CDS encoding thioredoxin family protein: MAKAIFYHAGCPVCVSAEEDILTLIPSENVEVIHLGNDTSKISDAKAVGVKSVPALVLANGNVLHINYGAAIEDVK, encoded by the coding sequence ATGGCGAAAGCAATTTTTTATCATGCAGGCTGTCCTGTATGTGTTAGTGCAGAAGAGGATATCCTTACCTTAATCCCTTCAGAAAATGTAGAAGTTATTCATCTTGGAAATGACACCTCAAAGATTTCTGATGCTAAAGCTGTCGGGGTTAAATCGGTGCCGGCTCTGGTACTTGCTAATGGCAATGTGCTGCACATTAACTATGGCGCAGCAATAGAAGATGTAAAATAG